In Leptolyngbya sp. O-77, the genomic window CTGGCTGGTTGCAGCCTACCAGAATTCTCTCTCACCTTCTTTGTAAACCAGGCTTAACCAACGAAACGAAAAGCAGGCCCTTAGAATGGATCAGGACTACATAAAGCTATGAATAAACCCTGGTATAAAACTAAAAATAGCGGATAAAACCAGAACCCCGTTGAATTCGTAAATTTTTAGAGGCTGGCTTAGCGCGAAGCGAGCCCCTGGATGAGGTCAGAATTTAGTCCGAAAATTGGTTTGATTTGATCAACGACTCGGTGTTCGAGGAGACGAAAAATGTTGGATTTTTGGGGTCGGCATTCACGCCGTGGCGCGGAAGAATGGGTGCAGCCCCTCGTGGAAACCTATCAGGCCATTAGCTCTGCTTCGGTGGATGCCCTCTGGCAGCGAGTCATTAACCTGGCTGATGTTTCCTGGCATCCGCTAATCGCCCGCACCAACGTCCCCAAAGGACTCATCCCCAAGCCAGGGCTGATTTATCAGGCAGTTTCGCGCCTGTTTTTGCCGATTCCGATTCGGATTTTTGTCGAGCGGGTGTCGCCCCGTGAGCTGCTGAGCGTTCGCATTCTGGCGCTGCCAGGGATAGAGGAGCGAGTCACCTATCGCGTCGAGTCTACGCTCTGCGGCACACGAGTCTCCTACTCTGTCACGCTCAAGGGCTGGCTGTCGCCGCTGATTTGGTCGTTTATTCGCCCCTATGCTGCCCGTGTGGCCACTGAGCTAGCCCATGCCGCTGAGCAAGATTTGGAACGGGCGGCCTGTCCCCGCCCGTCCCGTCGCGCTTTACCCAACATGAATGCCGATCTGTTCGGGCTGCTGCTGCTCGTCTGTAGTCTGTCTCCTCCGCTTCATTCCTGATGGGCGAGCGTGCGTCTGACCGCATCTGCCTTGCATTACACCCTGCATTACAAAAGTCTTGGTTACAAAAGCGATCAAAGGTTTTCTGGCGGGACTCTGCTCAAAAAGAGAAGTCAGGCTGACGGTCGAGTCTGGCTTTGAGAAGATCTCTTGAGGGCGATCGCCCCAGACTACCCACGAGTCCCCCAAAATATGGTTTTATACTTTTGTGAAGCATTGCACGTGAAGCGTCAGCTAAACTGCACTCTCTTGATTTGTCTCTTCTGAAAGTGCTTTTAAAGTGCTTTTTAGAATGTTTCTCAGAGCGTGTCTAAGGGCCTTCCAACCCAGCTTCCAACCTAGCCATTAGCCAGTTTCCCTTCAGCAAGGAGCCGTCCATGTATATTGTGCAAGTTGCCTCTGAGTGTGCACCAGTGATCAAAGCCGGGGGGCTGGGCGATGTGGTCTATGGGCTGAGCCGAGAGCTAGAGATTCGCGGCAACACGGTCGAAATCATCCTGCCCATGTATGACTGCATGAGGTACGACCACATCTGGGGGCTGCACGAGGCCTATCGAGATTTGTCGGTGCCCTGGTATGGCGCAGCGATCAAGTGCGACGTGTTTTGCGGCTGGGTGCATGGTCGTCTCTGCTTCTTCATTCAGCCCAAATCCCAGGATAATTTTTTCAACCGGGGTATTTACTACGGCGCATCAGATGACAACATGCGCTTTGCTTTCTTTAGCAAGGCAGCGCTGGAATTTCTGCTCCGCACCAACAAGCGCCCCGACGTGATTCACTGTCACGATTGGCAGACTGGGCTTGTGCCAGTTTTGCTGTACGAGATTTACAAGTGGCATGGCATGGCCAATCAGCGCGTGCTGTTCACTATCCACAACTTTAAGCACCAAGGCATCGGCGGCGTGGATATCCTCTGGGCGACGGGACTGAACAACGAGGCCTATTACTTTCAGTACGATCGCCTGCAAGATAACTTCAATCCTTTCGTCCTCAACTTTATGAAGGGCGGCATCGTCTACGCCAATCACGTCAACACGGTTTCGCCTCACCATGCCTGGGAAGCTCACTATGGCAGCGAGGGCTATGGCCTGGGGCACACGCTGCACACCCACAGCTACAAGTTTAGTGGCATCCTCAACGGGGTAGATTACGACATTTGGAACCCAGAAATTGACAAATACATTCCGGCAAAATACACCGCCGAAACGCTAGAGAACAAGGTTAAGAATAAAAAAGCACTGCGCGATCGCCTGGGTCTGCGCCATGATCCCGAAAAGCCCCTCATCTGCTATATTGGTCGGCTAGATGAGCAAAAGGGCGTGCATCTGGTTCACCATGCGATTTATCATGCGCTGCTGCGGGGTGTCCAGTTTGTGCTGCTGGGGTCTGCCACTGAGCGCGGTATCAACGACTGGTTCTGGCACGAAAAGAACTTTCTTTACAGCAACCCAGATGCTCACCTAGAGCTTGGGTTTAACGAAGAACTCTCCCATCTGATCTATGCCGGGGCAGACATGATCGTGGTGCCCAGCAACTTTGAGCCCTGCGGGCTGACGCAGATGATTGGACTGAAGTATGGCACAGTGCCCATTGTGCGGGGCGTAGGCGGACTGGTCAACACAGTGTTTGACCGCGACTACGACGAAAACCACCCGCCCGAAAAGCGCAATGGCTATGTCTTTCAACATACCGATTTTCAGGCGCTAGAGTCGGCGATGGATCGGGCGATTGGGCTATGGCGCTACTATCCCGAAGAGTTTGAGAAACTGGTGCTGCAAGGCATGGCCTACGATTACTCGTGGAAAGATCCAGGCGCAGCCTACCTGGGTGTGTACGAGTATATTCGTCACCGATAGCTATGTTCGTCACCGATAGCTATGAAGTGTAGCTATGAAGTAACTATGAAGTGCTAACTATGAAGTGCTTCGCTATGAAGTGCCTCGCTGCGAGATACCTCGCTAGTAGCGGGCAGGATCTAGCGAACTGAAGTTTAGACTAACGGCAGGCGAGAACGACCCAACTCTATGCAGGAATTGAGAGAGACGGCAAAATCAAAGTAGTCAGAGATTAAGCAGACTTTTTGTTGTTCGCTTTGGGCTTGCGAAATCGTTTTCTGACGGTTGGATAGCGAATGCGCCGAGAACGGGGTTGACCTGGAGTCCAACCCGGTGACTTTCCACGGGGTTTGGGTGCAGGGGCATGTTCCAATCACGACTAAAACTTGTGCAAACGCATTTGCTGTGCGACCCGGTGAGAGGTTGGGTAGGATTTTTGCCAGGGCAGAGGTGAATCTTGCACATCCGGTCGGGCTAACCATAACTGCCAAGTCAGCAGGGGCATTAAGTCGCTCCAACGTTGCGAGGCTTCCGGGGTGGACAACTGGGGCAGTGTCCAATGTAAGCGTTGTTTGGCAAAGCGATACCAATGATCAATCGCAAAGCGACGCAAGTATTGCTGCCAAAGCGTTGCTAGTTGGGGGAATTCTAGTCCTACCCAAATCAGCCCACAAGGGTTTGAGCGAGCTATCCTTTGAACTGCTCACTCGCTCAACGCGAATCAAGGACAATCCCTGCTTTGCTGCCTGTCTCAAATGCAAGCCATGCCAGATTTGTAATCGCAGTTGTCCCCATTTTTCGTCCTCTACCGATTGTGCCTCATCGGGTTGCCACCAACTGGTCGGCTCATTGAGCTTGAATTTGTCGCCATGTTTGCGGGGTCGTCCGATGCCTGTGTAAGGGGGAGGCGCACCATAGAGCACCCGGTTTGAGCGCAGTCGGATCAACTTGTCACAACTCAACTCAGCCGTTTTCAATAGGAAGGGGGCACAGCCATACTCGGCATCCCATAACGACAAGGGGCGAGTTGTTAATTTCTGACAGACCTGAGCCAGTTGAGTGGCGGCCTTTTCAATGGGTGTGTCGGCACTGGTAATGCGTTCATGCAGCAACGGGAGTGCCCAACTGCCTTGAGTCTGGGGAATCCAAGCAATCGTGCTATAGCCCTGTCCTAATGTCACGGGTTTGGCTCCACGCATTGGGGTTGCCTGGTGTTCATAGGTGCGTTCTCGCAGGGTTTCTGCCTGCAGTCTTGACCATGCCGTGTGGTCTCCGGCTAACACGATCTGCTCGTCTTGCGGCATCTGCTCCAGGTACACGTCCATCAATTGCTGTCGTGGCGGATTGCTATCTTGCAGCGATTCATACAAACTCGACCACTGCCGCCGAAACACGGGTGATAACGACAGTTCTGCAAATGAATAAACACTCCGGCTGACCAACACTGCATCCATCAGGTCAAATAGTGCATCTATACCATTGCCGATCAAGGTGTAGGCTTGATGTCGAAATGCTCGAAGCTTGTCAAAATGACTCATAGTCAAGTGATTTGATACGTCCTTGACTATTAAGCGACTAGGTCGTTAGGTCTGGTCGCTTTTCTTAACCTTTTAGTCTAAACTCCAGTAACTACATTTACGCATTACATTACGCATTACATTTACGCCCTGTTGCGTCTTACAAACTCTCTGCTGTTTCAGCAAGAACCCTTAGCAACAAGCAGCCCATCGCATTAAAACTTTAATATACGACCTGCCTTGTTGGAGCGGCAGCCGAGATCGAGGAAGGGGCGATCGCCCCTTTGATCCACGCGATCTGCAACAATCTGTCTTTGCCCGTCTCCGCCCCGTTCCATCAAGCAAGCATAAACCCTGCCTCAGTAATATTGCGGATTTTTGGCACTGGTGATTTGCTAGAGCGATTCCGTAGATTTACAGGGCTTTAGACCAACGTTTTAGACAGGGCTTTGACAGGTATGACTGAGGCAGATTTGGCTTTGGCAAAGGCATTCTTGCTATTTTCAGTAGCGGGGTATACAATCACGGCGGCCAACGCCTATTCCCAACCCCACTCTGTTCCGCAGGTGGTGGCTGGTTGGGCAGACTCGGTGATGACGGGCATGAGGGGCGATCGCGCCACTAAGGTTCCGTCATCAATTCCGTCATCCATCCGGTCGTCGATGCTGGCAAACCGGAGTGGTGATATCTCCTCATCGTTTTCGCTATACCTGAGCCAGCGCCCGGCCCTGTTCTTAGACCGTGGGAAATTTCTCAACCCTAATGCGCCAGTCTCGCAGGGTGCGGCAAACTCGCCTCAAGGAGTTTCTAGGTTTCCAGCTCAACCGCTGACCTTGCCGCCCGTGCTGACGAAGGCCGAATTCCAGTTTCAGCTTTAGTGCTGCTAGATTCAAGTCGAGCGTTTTGCCGATCTCTCAGTTGCAGCCAGGTGCAGACCGGCTAGATGGAGTAATACAGCGGGAACGCCTTGGCATCTTTGGGTTTGACATAGACTCGCTGATTGGGCTGTAGCTGTAGCTCATCGAAGCGATCGCGCGTCAGGTGCGCCGTCAGCACTTGCCCGTCGTCCAGCGTCAGTTCTGCCTGGATTTCCCAGCCCAGATGAATAATCCGGCTGACGCGGGCGGGAACCGTCGTGCCATTGGGCTGCACTTCTACCATCACGTCCTGTGGGCGCAGAAAGACTTCCGGATGGGGCGAGTCGAAGCCGTTGCCCTGGAAGATATGCGAAGTGCTGGGCAGCACGTTCACCGGCCCAATGAAGCTCATCACAAAGGCGCTGGCGGGATGGTCATAAATCTCCGCAGGCGTACCCATTTGCTCCACCCGTCCCTGGTTCATCACCACAATTTCATCAGAAACTTCCATCGCCTCTTCCTGGTCGTGCGTGACGAAGACCGTGGTGACGTGAACCTCGTCGTGGAGCCGCCGCAGCCAGGCCCGCAGGTCTTTCCGCACCTTGGCATCCAGCGCCCCAAAGGGTTCGTCGAGCAATAGCACCTTGGGTTCTACCGCTAGGGCCCGGGCCAGGGCCACACGCTGCCGCTGCCCGCCTGAAAGCTGAGATGGATAGCGATCGCCCAGTCCATTCAACTGCACCAGATCCAGCAGTTCCTCAACCCGCCTTTTTACCTTGTCTTTGGGCACTTTTTGGAGTTCTAGCCCAAAGGCGATATTTTTTCGCACGGTCATGTGCTTGAACAGGGCGTAGTGCTGAAACACAAAGCCGATGTTGCGATCCTGAACGCTGGCGTAGGTGGCATCTTTGCCCGTCAGCAAGATGCGCCCCGTGTCAGGCATTTCCAACCCCGAAATCAGCCGCAGCAGGGTGGATTTGCCAGAGCCAGACGGCCCCAGCAGCGCCACCAGTGACCCTGTTTGGATTTCCAGGCTGACCTGATCGACCGCGCAAAAGCTGCCGAAGCGCTTGGATACGTTTTCAACAACAATCCCCATTGTTCAAAGATCCCCCAAAACTGGTGAAGCGGAGTGCAGCCGGGTGGTAGGTTAAGGAGGCTGGGCGATCGCCCCACGACTCGTCAGAATATCACCCCAAACAGTGCTTCAGTGAGCATAGCTCAATGCTCAATGACGGATGAAAGTCCGGTTTTCAGATGTACTTTCTGTAGATTACAGCACTCCCCGAAAGACTGCAACGATTTTAGAGTGCGATCCCAGCCCAACGGTTCAATAGACTATATGAACTTTTCTCGATGAAAAACCGTCTAGAGAGAGTCTGGAAATTCTTTTGGAAGAATCGAAATGAAAGGATTGAAAAAAATGTTGCGACGGGTTTTATGGGTAACTGCGCCTGCCGCGCTGTTGGTAGGATTGGCAAGTTGCTCAGGTGGGGTTGATCCAGCGAATACAGCCCGTGCGCCCGAAGTGGCTACTGCGGAGGGTCAGCCTGCCGCTTCATCAGAAACTAGCCTGACAGCCGCCGCATCGGGTCAGGATTTGACCGTTCTGTTCAGCCGCGTGTGGCGGATGACGCAAGCCCCGTCAGAACCCGCACCGGGCAGCATCTATGTATTCCTGCCCAATGGCACCTTTTTACAGACCTCCTGCGTGGAAACCTACGCCCTGTCGGGCTGGACAGTTGATAAAGACGCGCCAAACGTGCTGAAGGTGAGCGAGAATGGACAGGTCGCCCTGACTGCCGAGATTTTGGAACTGACCAACACCACGCTGAGGCTGCGGCAAACCCTGGTTCGTAGTGGTGATACGCAGGAGGTGACGCTGAGTGCGATAGAGGACGAGTTTATCTGCCCCGATTTTCCCCGATAGCGCCCAAGGGCGATCGCCCTGAGGTTCCAGTCTAAGCAGAGTTTCCGGCGTTTTCTCAGGCATTTTCTCAGACGAGCGTTCATGACAAGAGGATTGCTGTGGCTGCCCCTGCTGGCGGTGTTTTGCTGGCTGGCCTGGGCCGGCTGGAATGAGTATCAAAAGCTGGAGGCCTATCGCCAGTGGGCCGCTCAGTTTGAGCGGGCAAAGTACGACATTCTGGCTGCGCTGGGGCAGCGGGGCGATGAGCTAGTGTGGGGCAAGCCGACGCGCCAAGGGCCAGTGGCGCTGCAAACCGTGAAGCTGGGCGATGTGAGGGCGATCGCCCTACAGGTTGATGGCGAGGCTCTGCCGCTGGATGCCCCCCCCGAAACGGGACGAAATCTGGCAATTGCTTTGGAATTGCCGAATGGGGCGGTCACCATCCCCTTCACAGACTTGACCCTAGCTGTGGAATGGGGACGGTTCCTCCAGCGCCATCAGCAAACCCTGCCGGAACCATAGCCTGACTGCAAACCTGCTGGTTTCGCCGTTTCAATGCTTTGCCCAGCAAAGTCTTCAGAAAGCCTCGATCTCGTCTTGATCTCTTGTGGCAATTTTGCAAAAACAGGATATACCAGGGAAAGCAGCGGGGCTTTGCCTGGAATCTGTCTTCATCGGCAAGCCTCAAATTCAGTGAATTAAGTTTAAGTGAATAGTGAATTAAGTTTAAGTGAATTAAGTTTAAGTGAATTAAGTGGCAGGGGTTCACGACCAAGATTCATGGCGGATATTGTTTCAGTCTCACGGGCGGAGCTAGCCAATCGGCGCAGGCGGCTGCGGCAACAACGTCGCTGGCGGGCGTTGAAGGGAATCTGGCGGCTGTCGATGGTGATGGGCATGGCGGGGGGTGCGGTGTGGCTGCTGACGCACCCTGCCTGGGTTATCGCGTCGCCCCAGCAGGTAGAGGTGGAAGGGAATCGGCTGCTGTCGGACGATACGGTGAAGTCGATGTTGGAGATTGACTATCCCAAAGCGCTGTGGCAGCTTAGCTCCGAGGCGATCGCCCGCCAGCTAGAGTCCCAGGGCATTATTGCTCAGGCATCGGTGACGCGCCACCTATTTCCGCCCAGCCTGACGCTTGCCGTACAGGAGCGCGATCCCGTGGCGATCGCCGTTCTGGCACCGCCGATTGCCGGAAACGAGACTGCGATCCTCAAGGATTCCACCGCGAACGCACCCAGCCCCCCGCCAACCACTGGACTGCTGGATGCCACAGGTTTCCTCGTGCCGATGGATGAAACCACCGTGCTGGAAGCAGGGCTAACGCTGCCTACTTTACGAGTTGTTGGTTTTCGGGTTGAACAACACGAGGAATGGGCCAACTTCTACCGAGATCTAAGCCAGCACCAGCAGCAAACCCCAGGGGCGATCGCCATTCAGGAAATCGACTGGAGCAACCCGTCCAACCTCATCTTGACCACTGAGTTGGGAGCGGTTCACCTGGGTGGCTACAGTTCTCGCTTCCCGGCCCAACTCCGCGCCCTTGACCAACTTCGACAATTGCCCACCAAGCTTGATCTCAGCCAGGTTGTCTATATTGATCTACAAAACCCAGATAATCCCCTTATCCAAACGCGAGACATGCGCCTCCCTGGTACGTCATCCAATCCTGATGATGAGGCTAGCTGGGATCAAGAAACTGGGGCCGCGTCAAACGCTGAGACGGGAAGCTTGAGCGATCCGGCCAGTTCTGCTCCGGTTTCCGATCCGGCGATCGCCCCACCCGCTGCTTGGTAGAGCCAGCGCCCCGCCCCCGTCGGTTCAAATCGGCTCAACGCTGTCACCCAAGAACTTTCGTTTGTTTTCCAATCAAGTTGCACTATATTTAGTTAGAATTAGACCTCACATTCCTCCCTGAGAAATCGTCCAGAAATCTCTCGGATCACGCTAATGGATCACGCTAATAGAACGCCGATAGCGATTGGCTCTGATTTCCACTGGGTTTGAGCGTTTGACTGGTTTGGGTTTCCACCATGAATAATCTGGGTGTTCTGCGATCGCTCTCGAATGACCAGAGCCACTGCTCATAGCCCCACCCCCAGTCCCGGTCAATTGGATCGTGTCTAAGTCGATCGTTCCAATCGACCGTTGCAGTGAACCGTTCAAGTTGATCGTTCAAGTTCCGTTCAAACTAAATGTCCAAATCCGCCGAGCCTGAGGCTGCATCAGGCATTTCCACTGCTCCGTAGCCTCTTTGCGTTAGCGAACGTTAGAGAATTGCCATCAAAGGTGGAATTTGGAGATGTGGATGCGGACTGCGCGTGTAGTATTGATGTAAATATAATGCCTGGGCTTTCTTGCCTGGTTAACGAATTAAGCCACTTTTTTGACCAATGAATAATGCGAACCCTTTTGCCAATGCAGGCGCGAACTCTGGGCTTCATCTAAACCAGAGCCACGACACGAAACCGTCCCTCTCAGACGACTCTGGATACAGCGACATCGTGCCGAGCAGCCTGGCCCGGATTAAGGTCATTGGCGTGGGGGGAGGCGGCTGCAACGCGATTAACCGCATGATTGCCAGCCAGGTCTCTGGAGTCGAGTTTTGGTCGGTCAATACTGATGCTCAGGCGTTGACCAATGCCGCTACGCCGAACCGCCTCCAGGTGGGCAAGAAGCTGACCCGTGGGCTGGGCGCAGGCGGGCATCCGCCCGTGGGTGAAAAAGCAGCCGAAGAATCGCGGGATGAAATCGCCACTGCCCTAGAAGGGGCTGACCTCGTGTTTATCACCGCAGGCATGGGCGGCGGCACGGGCACGGGCGCGGCCCCGATTGTGGCAGAAGTCGCCAAAGAAGTCGGCGCTCTGACGGTCGGTGTGGTGACTCGTCCCTTTACCTTTGAGGGCAAGCGTCGCACCTCTCAGGCCGAAGAGGGCATCGCGGCGTTACAGAGTCGGGTAGACACGCTCATCGTCATTCCCAACGACAAGCTTCTGACGGTGATCTCAGCCGAGACCCCGGTGCAAGATGCGTTTCGCGTCGCAGATGATATCCTTCGCCAGGGCGTTCAGGGCATTTCCGACATCATCACCATTCCGGGTCTGGTGAATGTAGACTTTGCAGACGTGCGGGCAGTCATGGCCGATGCGGGGTCTGCCCTGATGGGGATTGGCATTGGCACGGGCAAGTCGCGGGCGCGGGAGGCGGCTACGGCTGCCATTTCGTCACCGCTGCTGGAATCTTCTATCGATGGCGCACGGGGCGTGGTGTTCAATATTCGCGGTGGCTCTGACCTAACGCTGCATGAGGTGAATGCGGCGGCCGAAATCATTTACGAAGCGGTTGATCCCAATGC contains:
- a CDS encoding SRPBCC family protein translates to MLDFWGRHSRRGAEEWVQPLVETYQAISSASVDALWQRVINLADVSWHPLIARTNVPKGLIPKPGLIYQAVSRLFLPIPIRIFVERVSPRELLSVRILALPGIEERVTYRVESTLCGTRVSYSVTLKGWLSPLIWSFIRPYAARVATELAHAAEQDLERAACPRPSRRALPNMNADLFGLLLLVCSLSPPLHS
- a CDS encoding transposase, with product MSHFDKLRAFRHQAYTLIGNGIDALFDLMDAVLVSRSVYSFAELSLSPVFRRQWSSLYESLQDSNPPRQQLMDVYLEQMPQDEQIVLAGDHTAWSRLQAETLRERTYEHQATPMRGAKPVTLGQGYSTIAWIPQTQGSWALPLLHERITSADTPIEKAATQLAQVCQKLTTRPLSLWDAEYGCAPFLLKTAELSCDKLIRLRSNRVLYGAPPPYTGIGRPRKHGDKFKLNEPTSWWQPDEAQSVEDEKWGQLRLQIWHGLHLRQAAKQGLSLIRVERVSSSKDSSLKPLWADLGRTRIPPTSNALAAILASLCD
- the ftsZ gene encoding cell division protein FtsZ, translating into MNNANPFANAGANSGLHLNQSHDTKPSLSDDSGYSDIVPSSLARIKVIGVGGGGCNAINRMIASQVSGVEFWSVNTDAQALTNAATPNRLQVGKKLTRGLGAGGHPPVGEKAAEESRDEIATALEGADLVFITAGMGGGTGTGAAPIVAEVAKEVGALTVGVVTRPFTFEGKRRTSQAEEGIAALQSRVDTLIVIPNDKLLTVISAETPVQDAFRVADDILRQGVQGISDIITIPGLVNVDFADVRAVMADAGSALMGIGIGTGKSRAREAATAAISSPLLESSIDGARGVVFNIRGGSDLTLHEVNAAAEIIYEAVDPNANIIFGAVIDDRLQGEVQITVIATGFAPGEVATLQSSRVAPLKRTVTAPPIGTMPTAPSADPRLRPGLDIPEFLQRRRPPTR
- a CDS encoding sulfate/molybdate ABC transporter ATP-binding protein; translation: MGIVVENVSKRFGSFCAVDQVSLEIQTGSLVALLGPSGSGKSTLLRLISGLEMPDTGRILLTGKDATYASVQDRNIGFVFQHYALFKHMTVRKNIAFGLELQKVPKDKVKRRVEELLDLVQLNGLGDRYPSQLSGGQRQRVALARALAVEPKVLLLDEPFGALDAKVRKDLRAWLRRLHDEVHVTTVFVTHDQEEAMEVSDEIVVMNQGRVEQMGTPAEIYDHPASAFVMSFIGPVNVLPSTSHIFQGNGFDSPHPEVFLRPQDVMVEVQPNGTTVPARVSRIIHLGWEIQAELTLDDGQVLTAHLTRDRFDELQLQPNQRVYVKPKDAKAFPLYYSI
- a CDS encoding cell division protein FtsQ/DivIB; the protein is MADIVSVSRAELANRRRRLRQQRRWRALKGIWRLSMVMGMAGGAVWLLTHPAWVIASPQQVEVEGNRLLSDDTVKSMLEIDYPKALWQLSSEAIARQLESQGIIAQASVTRHLFPPSLTLAVQERDPVAIAVLAPPIAGNETAILKDSTANAPSPPPTTGLLDATGFLVPMDETTVLEAGLTLPTLRVVGFRVEQHEEWANFYRDLSQHQQQTPGAIAIQEIDWSNPSNLILTTELGAVHLGGYSSRFPAQLRALDQLRQLPTKLDLSQVVYIDLQNPDNPLIQTRDMRLPGTSSNPDDEASWDQETGAASNAETGSLSDPASSAPVSDPAIAPPAAW
- the glgA gene encoding glycogen synthase GlgA, producing the protein MIKAGGLGDVVYGLSRELEIRGNTVEIILPMYDCMRYDHIWGLHEAYRDLSVPWYGAAIKCDVFCGWVHGRLCFFIQPKSQDNFFNRGIYYGASDDNMRFAFFSKAALEFLLRTNKRPDVIHCHDWQTGLVPVLLYEIYKWHGMANQRVLFTIHNFKHQGIGGVDILWATGLNNEAYYFQYDRLQDNFNPFVLNFMKGGIVYANHVNTVSPHHAWEAHYGSEGYGLGHTLHTHSYKFSGILNGVDYDIWNPEIDKYIPAKYTAETLENKVKNKKALRDRLGLRHDPEKPLICYIGRLDEQKGVHLVHHAIYHALLRGVQFVLLGSATERGINDWFWHEKNFLYSNPDAHLELGFNEELSHLIYAGADMIVVPSNFEPCGLTQMIGLKYGTVPIVRGVGGLVNTVFDRDYDENHPPEKRNGYVFQHTDFQALESAMDRAIGLWRYYPEEFEKLVLQGMAYDYSWKDPGAAYLGVYEYIRHR